One Mercurialis annua linkage group LG3, ddMerAnnu1.2, whole genome shotgun sequence DNA window includes the following coding sequences:
- the LOC126671780 gene encoding protoheme IX farnesyltransferase, mitochondrial codes for MWRRDSVSLSLKLLANSNHHHPLHYLRSCGSLPVFAVSSRCSSASASTSPAAADGIDAFSSTAGGLSPLNSAISLARRYTSCYWELSKARLSMLVVATSGTGYVLGSGSAVDLAGLCWTCAGTMMVAASANSLNQVFEIQNDSKMKRTRLRPLPTGRLTLRHAVTWASSVGLAGTVLLASKANMLAAGLAASNLILYAFVYTPLKQIHPVNTWVGAVVGAIPPLLGWAAASGQVSLNAAILPAALYFWQIPHFMALAYMCRNDYAAGGYKMLSLTDASGQRTALVALRNCLYLVPLGFLAYDWGVTSGWFCLESSLLTLAISASAYSFYRDPTMQKAKRMFHASLLYLPVFMTGLIIHRRHDNEQDLAEETELSSSLEAVDDQKTKARLKSARPPVAYASVAPFPFLPAPLYAGS; via the exons ATGTGGAGGAGGGACTCAGTGAGTTTGTCGTTAAAGCTATTAGCAAACTCGAATCATCACCATCCTCTACATTATCTTCGTAGCTGTGGATCACTCCCTGTGTTTGCTGTATCTTCTCGGTGCTCATCAGCATCAGCATCAACATCGCCTGCTGCTGCTGATGGAATTGATGCTTTCTCCTCCACAGCTGGTGGTCTCTCACCTTTAAATTCTGCCATCAGCTTGGCTCGACGCTACACATCCTGTTATTGGGAGCTTTCGAAAGCTCGTCTCAG CATGTTAGTGGTTGCAACTTCTGGAACTGGATATGTTCTTGGGAGTGGCAGTGCTGTAGATCTCGCCGGACTTTGTTGGACCTGTGCTGGTACTATGATGGTTGCTGCATCTGCTAACTCCTTAAATCAG GTGTTTGAGATTCAGAATGACTCAAAAATGAAAAGGACTAGGCTAAGACCACTGCCTACAGGCCGTCTCACATTACGTCATGCTGTGACCTGGGCATCATCTGTTGGCCTAGCTGGCACTGTTTTACTGGCAAGCAAG GCTAATATGCTGGCAGCCGGGCTTGCAGCATCCAATCTTATTCTGTATGCATTTGTCTATACACCATTGAAGCAGATTCACCCAGTCAACACATGGGTTGGGGCTGTTGTTGGTGCTATTCCACCACTTTTAGG GTGGGCTGCTGCTTCTGGCCAGGTTTCACTTAACGCAGCGATTCTTCCCGCTGCACTCTATTTTTGGCAAATACCCCACTTCATGGCCCTTGCATACATGTGTCGCAATGATTATGCCGCTGGAGG GTATAAGATGCTCTCTCTTACTGATGCTTCTGGTCAGAGAACTGCGTTGGTGGCTCTTAGGAACTGCCTATATCTGGTTCCATTGGGTTTTTTGGCATATGATT GGGGTGTTACTTCTGGCTGGTTTTGTCTTGAATCGTCACTCCTGACTCTTGCAATAAGTGCTTCAGCATATTCATTCTACCGAGATCCAACAATGCAAAAGGCTAAGAGGATGTTTCATGCTAGTCTTCTGTATCTTCCTGTATTTATGACTGGGCTCATAATTCACCGTCGCCATGATAACGAACAAGATCTTGCAGAGGAGACTGAGCTCTCGTCTTCCTTGGAAGCTGTAGATGACCAAAAGACAAAGGCAAGGCTTAAAAGTGCTCGTCCACCTGTAGCATATGCTTCTGTTGCTCCATTTCCTTTTCTCCCTGCACCTTTATATGCTGGTTCATAG
- the LOC126671778 gene encoding dynamin-related protein 4C-like isoform X1, with the protein MSSKKAKKGGVEPSFTTDLNISSDELNGLIRAPIISSFNDRIRPFLDAVDKLRRLMVMKEGIQLPTIVVVGDQSSGKSSVLESLAGISLPRGQGICTRVPLIMRLQHHHRQIPELSLEFNGKSVSTNEGDVADAINTATDEIAGSGKGISNTPLTLVVKKFGVPDLTMVDLPGITRVPVHGQPENIYEQIADIIMEYITPEESIILNVLSATVDFTTCESIRMSQKVDKTGERTLAVVTKADKAPEGLLEKITADDVNIGLGYVCVRNRIGDETYDEARKEETGLFESHHLLSKIDKSMVGVQVLAQNLTQIQATIIYRCLPGTMRKVDDKLNAYKSELSKMPQTMSSVSEAMAALMGIIGAAKDSLRKILLRGEFDEYPDDQNMHCSARLVEMLNQYSIELHNYDENEFTSNFLVEEIRILEEGSGISLPNFLPHSAFREMLWRKVMAISNMPVGFVEKVWKYIEGVVASILKRHSENYHQLQYSTRRACQNIIAKMKERSINWVEQMVQMEKLTDYTCNFEYLKEWNLLMAHQQTFLDSMQRNGSYKQTISGLGEVSAGDLRKHQPVLKLAYDLKMRVIAYWKIVLWRLVDNTALHLQYCIQTLVNREMEKTIIEELIGNNGGSMERILEESPSAAGKREKLKSSIKVLKESKEVLSEIMDKITFYKD; encoded by the exons AT GTCTTCAAAGAAAGCGAAAAAAGGCGGAGTCGAGCCTTCTTTCACCACAGATCTCAACATAAGCTCAGATGAATTGAATGGGCTGATTCGTGCACCGATTATCTCATCATTTAATGATCGTATTCGGCCTTTTCTAGATGCAGTCGACAAACTTAGGCGCCTTATGGTCATGAAAGAAGGCATACAACTGCCTACAATTGTTGTGGTAGGGGATCAATCTTCGGGCAAGTCTAGTGTCCTCGAATCACTGGCTGGAATAAGCCTTCCTCGTGGCCAGGGAATTTGCACTAGAGTGCCCCTCATAATGAGGCTGCAACATCATCATCGCCAAATACCGGAGCTTTCCCTGGAGTTCAACGGCAAATCTGTATCAACAAATGAAGGTGACGTAGCAGATGCTATAAATACTGCTACTGATGAAATTGCTGGCAGTGGTAAGGGCATATCTAACACTCCATTGACTTTGGTTGTGAAAAAATTTGGTGTACCTGATCTTACAATGGTTGATCTTCCTGGAATTACTAGAGTGCCTGTTCATGGCCAACCTGAAAACATATATGAGCAGATTGCAGATATCATCATGGAGTATATAACACCTGAAGAGAGTATCATCCTGAATGTTCTATCAGCTACGGTCGATTTCACTACTTGTGAATCCATCAGAATGTCGCAGAAAGTCGACAAGACAGGTGAAAGAACTCTTGCTGTGGTGACAAAAGCTGACAAGGCACCAGAAGGGCTCCTGGAGAAAATTACTGCAGATGATGTGAATATAGGCCTAGGTTATGTCTGTGTCAGGAATCGTATTGGTGATGAAACTTATGATGAAGCGAGAAAGGAAGAAACTGGATTGTTTGAAAGTCATCATCTTTTATCTAAGATAGACAAGTCTATGGTAGGTGTTCAAGTTTTGGCTCAAAACTTGACGCAAATTCAGGCAACTATTATCTACAGGTGCTTGCCAGGAACTATGAGAAAGGTTGATGACAAGCTGAATGCATATAAATCAGAGTTAAGCAAAATGCCTCAGACAATGTCCTCAGTTTCTGAAGCTATGGCAGCTTTAATGGGAATAATAGGGGCTGCAAAAGATTCTCTAAGGAAAATCCTCCTTAGGGGAGAATTCGATGAGTATCCAGATGATCAAAACATGCATTGCAGTGCTAGATTGGTTGAAATGCTAAACCAATACTCGATTGAACTTCATAATTACGATGAAAATGAATTTACATCAAACTTTCTAGTCGAGGAGATTCGAATTCTAGAGGAAGGTTCAGGGATTTCGCTGCCGAATTTCCTCCCTCACTCCGCCTTCCGTGAAATGCTGTGGAGAAAAGTGATGGCCATATCAAATATGCCAGTTGGGTTCGTGGAGAAAGTATGGAAGTACATTGAAGGTGTCGTTGCATCAATCCTGAAACGCCATTCGGAGAATTATCATCAGCTTCAATATTCTACAAGACGAGCATGCCAAAACATTATAGCGAAAATGAAAGAGCGGTCTATAAACTGGGTCGAGCAGATGGTTCAAATGGAGAAGCTTACAGACTACACTTGCAATTTTGAGTACTTAAAGGAATGGAACTTACTTATGGCTCATCAACAGACATTCTTGGACAGTATGCAGAGAAATGGATCTTACAAGCAAACCATTTCGGGTCTTGGCGAGGTTTCAGCTGGCGATCTCAGGAAACATCAGCCTGTTCTGAAATTGGCATACGACCTAAAAATGCGAGTGATTGCTTACTGGAAGATTGTTCTGTGGAGACTGGTTGATAATACGGCGCTGCATTTGCAATACTGTATCCAAACCCTGGTGAACAGAGAAATGGAGAAGACCATCATTGAAGAATTGATTGGGAATAACGGTGGTTCGATGGAGAGAATCCTGGAAGAATCGCCTTCTGCTGCAGGAAAACGCGAGAAACTGAAATCAAGTATCAAGGTTTTGAAGGAGTCCAAGGAGGTTTTATCAGAAATCATGGATAAGATAACTTTCTATAAGGATTAG
- the LOC126672180 gene encoding dynamin-related protein 4C-like, with protein MKMGGGNKSSKKPKKGGVEPSSTGDVNIISSDGSLVSLDAKDVNVMTPAPIVSSFNDRIRPCLDAVDKLRRLMVMKEGIQLPTIVVVGDQSSGKSSVLESLAGISLPRGQGICTRLPLIMRLQHHHHQIPQLSLEFNGKSISTNEGEVADAINIATGEIAGNGKGISNTPLTLVVKKFGVPDLTMVDLPGITRVPVHGQPENIYEQIADIIMEYIKPEESIILNVLSATVDFTTCESIRMSQKVDKTGERTLAVVTKADKAPEGLLEKITADDVNIGLGYVCVRNRIGDESYNEARNEETRLFESHHLLSKIDKSMVGIHVLAQNLMQIQATIIYRCLPEIMRKVDDKLNANIAELSKMPRTMSSITEAMTVLMGIIGAAKDSLRKILLRGEFDEYPDDQNMHCSARLVEMLNQYSIELHNYHENELTSAFLVDEIRILEEAAGISLPNFLPHSAFREMLMKKVTGISNMPVAFVEKVWKYIEDVVASILKHHSENYHQLQYSTRRACQNIIANMKEQFINWVEQMVQMEKLTDYTCNSEYLKEWNLLMAHQQTFLDSMQKNGSYKQTISGLGEVSAGDLRKHQPILKLAFDLKMRVIAYWKIVLWRLVDNTALHLQYCIQTLVNREMEKTIIEEVMSNNGSMERILEESPCVAGKREKLKSSIKILKESKEVLSEIMDKITFYKD; from the coding sequence ATGAAAATGGGTGGTGGTAACAAGTCTTCGAAGAAACCAAAAAAAGGCGGAGTCGAGCCTTCTTCGACCGGAGATGTCAACATTATAAGCTCAGATGGTTCACTCGTATCTTTAGATGCCAAAGATGTGAATGTGATGACTCCTGCACCGATTGTCTCATCATTTAATGATCGAATTAGGCCTTGTCTCGATGCAGTCGACAAGCTTAGGCGCCTTATGGTCATGAAAGAAGGCATACAGCTGCCTACAATTGTTGTGGTTGGGGATCAATCTTCAGGCAAGTCTAGTGTCCTTGAATCACTGGCCGGAATTAGCCTTCCCCGCGGCCAAGGAATTTGCACTAGACTGCCCCTTATAATGCGGCTGCAACATCATCACCACCAAATACCGCAGCTGTCACTGGAGTTCAACGGCAAATCTATATCAACAAATGAAGGTGAAGTAGCAGATGCTATAAATATTGCTACTGGTGAAATTGCTGGCAATGGTAAGGGCATATCTAACACTCCATTGACTTTGGTTGTGAAAAAATTTGGTGTACCTGATCTTACAATGGTTGATCTTCCTGGAATTACTAGAGTGCCAGTTCATGGCCAACCTGAAAATATTTATGAGCAGATTGCAGATATTATCATGGAGTATATAAAACCTGAAGAGAGTATCATCCTCAATGTTCTATCCGCAACTGTCGATTTCACAACTTGTGAATCTATCAGAATGTCGCAGAAAGTTGACAAGACTGGTGAGAGAACTCTTGCTGTGGTGACAAAGGCTGACAAGGCACCAGAAGGGCTCCTGGAGAAGATTACTGCAGATGATGTGAACATAGGCCTAGGTTATGTCTGTGTCAGGAACCGTATTGGCGATGAATCTTATAATGAAGCGAGAAATGAAGAAACCAGGCTGTTTGAAAGTCATCATCTTTTATCTAAGATAGACAAGTCTATGGTAGGTATTCATGTTTTGGCTCAAAACTTAATGCAAATTCAAGCAACTATTATCTACAGGTGCTTGCCAGAAATTATGAGAAAAGTCGATGACAAGCTGAATGCAAACATAGCAGAATTAAGCAAAATGCCTCGGACAATGTCCTCAATTACTGAAGCTATGACGGTTTTAATGGGCATAATAGGGGCTGCAAAAGATTCTCTAAGGAAAATCCTCCTTAGGGGAGAATTCGATGAGTATCCAGATGATCAAAACATGCATTGCAGTGCTAGGTTGGTTGAAATGCTAAACCAATACTCAATTGAACTTCATAATTACCATGAAAATGAACTTACATCAGCCTTTCTAGTCGATGAGATTCGAATTCTGGAGGAAGCAGCAGGGATTTCGCTGCCGAATTTCCTCCCTCACTCCGCCTTCCGCGAAATGCTGATGAAAAAAGTGACGGGGATATCAAATATGCCGGTTGCTTTCGTTGAAAAAGTATGGAAGTACATCGAAGACGTGGTTGCATCAATCCTGAAGCACCATTCGGAGAATTATCATCAGCTTCAATACTCTACAAGACGAGCATGCCAAAACATTATAGCAAACATGAAAGAACAGTTCATAAACTGGGTCGAGCAGATGGTTCAAATGGAGAAACTAACAGACTATACTTGTAATTCTGAGTACTTAAAGGAATGGAACTTACTTATGGCTCATCAACAGACATTCTTGGACAGTATGCAGAAAAATGGATCTTACAAGCAAACCATATCGGGTCTGGGCGAGGTTTCAGCTGGCGATCTGAGGAAGCATCAACCGATTCTGAAATTGGCGTTTGACTTGAAAATGAGAGTGATTGCTTACTGGAAGATTGTTCTGTGGAGGCTGGTTGATAACACGGCGCTGCATTTGCAATACTGTATTCAAACCCTGGTGAACAGAGAAATGGAGAAGACTATCATTGAAGAAGTCATGAGTAACAATGGTTCAATGGAGAGAATCCTGGAAGAATCGCCTTGTGTTGCAGGAAAACGCGAGAAACTAAAATCAAGTATCAAGATTTTGAAGGAATCGAAGGAGGTTTTATCAGAAATCATGGATAAGATAACTTTCTATAAGGATTAG